One Pseudonocardia sediminis DNA window includes the following coding sequences:
- a CDS encoding HAD family hydrolase, with protein MDRVTALDPARRAGEASAAAAVAAGDHEEHGGDDPPPDLTAAAFFDCDNTMMVGASIFHFARGLAARKFFSAADMRGFAWQQLKFRVGGREDKGGIAGHRDMALSFVAGRPVEEVVAMGEEIYDELMADRIWAGTRALAQMHLDAGQRVWLVTATPVELALIIARRLGLTGALGTVSESVDGLYTGRLVGEILHGPAKAHAVRALAASEGLDLRRCAAYSDSVNDVPMLSAVGTAVAVNPDSELRDVAKARQWQVRDFRTGRKAARIGVPSVLGAGALAGAIAAGAAYRKR; from the coding sequence CTGGACCGGGTGACCGCCCTGGACCCGGCACGCCGGGCCGGTGAGGCCTCCGCCGCCGCCGCGGTCGCCGCGGGCGACCACGAGGAGCACGGCGGCGACGACCCGCCGCCGGACCTCACCGCCGCGGCGTTCTTCGACTGCGACAACACGATGATGGTCGGCGCGTCGATCTTCCATTTCGCCCGCGGCCTGGCCGCGCGCAAGTTCTTCTCCGCCGCGGACATGCGCGGCTTCGCGTGGCAGCAGCTCAAGTTCCGGGTCGGTGGCCGCGAGGACAAGGGCGGCATCGCCGGGCACCGGGACATGGCCCTGTCGTTCGTCGCGGGCCGGCCGGTCGAGGAGGTGGTGGCGATGGGCGAGGAGATCTACGACGAGCTGATGGCCGACCGCATCTGGGCCGGCACCCGGGCGCTGGCCCAGATGCACCTCGACGCCGGGCAGCGCGTCTGGCTCGTCACCGCCACCCCGGTCGAGCTGGCCCTGATCATCGCCCGGCGTCTCGGCCTGACCGGTGCGCTCGGCACCGTCTCCGAGAGCGTCGACGGGCTCTACACCGGCCGTCTGGTCGGCGAGATCCTGCACGGCCCGGCGAAGGCCCACGCGGTCCGCGCGCTGGCCGCGTCCGAGGGGCTGGACCTGCGCCGCTGCGCGGCCTACTCGGACTCGGTGAACGACGTGCCGATGCTCTCCGCGGTCGGCACCGCCGTCGCGGTCAACCCGGACTCGGAGCTGCGCGACGTGGCCAAGGCCCGGCAGTGGCAGGTCCGCGACTTCCGCACCGGGCGCAAGGCGGCCCGGATCGGCGTCCCGTCCGTGCTCGGCGCGGGCGCGCTGGCCGGTGCGATCGCCGCGGGCGCGGCCTACCGCAAGCGCTGA